The following proteins are encoded in a genomic region of Longimicrobiaceae bacterium:
- a CDS encoding exonuclease SbcCD subunit D, protein MKIVHLADLHLGFRAYHRATPRGMNVREADVADAFRRAVARTVELRPELVLIAGDVFHTVRPSNASIAEAFRQLSVLCEGLPDVPVVLIAGNHDSPRSSDTGNILALFREIPGVHVVAEEARAVHLPQVETSVLCLPHNALAAEGGDPVPMEPDPSMRHNVLMLHGTVGGSVAEQKLRYVTEYGGAVVADTDIGPERWDYVALGHYHIATELAPNMWYAGGIERTSTNVWMEAEGPKGFLEYDTERRRATFHPLQTRPVVDLARLSAKGLTAAEADERIRAAVEGVPGGIAGKMVRLVVTDIPRPVVRELNHKRIREWKAEALHFHVDARPPEIRRMAASGAPVRRQTLQEQVSSYLAKHWTLSSETLERARLVELGTHYVDRTEDA, encoded by the coding sequence ATGAAGATTGTCCACCTGGCCGACCTGCACCTGGGCTTCCGCGCCTACCACCGCGCCACCCCCCGGGGGATGAACGTGCGGGAGGCGGACGTGGCCGACGCCTTCCGCCGGGCCGTGGCGCGCACCGTGGAGCTGCGGCCGGAGCTGGTGCTGATCGCCGGGGACGTGTTTCACACGGTGCGCCCCTCCAACGCCTCCATCGCCGAGGCGTTCCGGCAGCTCTCCGTGCTCTGCGAGGGACTCCCGGACGTGCCGGTGGTGCTGATCGCCGGAAACCACGACTCCCCGCGCTCCTCGGACACCGGGAACATCCTCGCCCTGTTCCGCGAGATCCCCGGCGTCCACGTGGTCGCGGAGGAGGCGCGCGCCGTGCACCTCCCCCAGGTGGAGACCTCGGTCCTCTGCCTCCCCCACAACGCGCTGGCGGCGGAGGGCGGAGACCCCGTGCCGATGGAGCCGGACCCGTCCATGCGCCACAACGTGCTGATGCTGCACGGCACCGTGGGCGGGAGCGTGGCCGAGCAGAAGCTGCGCTACGTGACCGAGTACGGCGGCGCCGTCGTGGCGGACACCGACATCGGCCCGGAGCGGTGGGACTACGTGGCGCTGGGCCACTACCACATCGCCACGGAACTGGCCCCGAACATGTGGTACGCCGGGGGGATCGAGCGCACCTCCACCAACGTGTGGATGGAGGCGGAGGGCCCCAAGGGCTTCCTGGAGTACGACACGGAGCGTCGCCGCGCCACCTTCCACCCGCTGCAGACGCGGCCGGTGGTGGACCTGGCGCGCCTCTCCGCCAAGGGGCTCACGGCCGCCGAGGCGGACGAGCGGATCCGGGCCGCGGTGGAGGGCGTCCCCGGCGGGATCGCCGGGAAGATGGTGCGCCTGGTGGTGACCGACATCCCCCGCCCGGTGGTGCGCGAGCTGAACCACAAACGGATCCGCGAGTGGAAGGCGGAGGCGCTCCACTTCCACGTGGACGCGCGCCCCCCGGAGATCCGCCGGATGGCGGCTTCCGGCGCGCCGGTGCGCCGGCAGACGCTGCAGGAGCAGGTGTCTAGCTACCTGGCGAAGCACTGGACGCTCAGCTCCGAGACGCTGGAGCGGGCGCGGCTGGTGGAGCTGGGGACGCACTACGTGGACCGCACGGAGGACGCCTGA